In the genome of Arachis stenosperma cultivar V10309 chromosome 6, arast.V10309.gnm1.PFL2, whole genome shotgun sequence, the window CAACTCAATTATGCACACTTATGCCATACATGGTTTCCACTAAATCGTTCATAACAAATAGCACTGCTTATAAAAGTAGTGATAGAAGAATAACTTATCTTGTAAACTATATGCCTCTGTCCTATGGTGAGAGGTGTGATAAATCCCAAGGTTTCAACACAAAAAAGAGACAATCTATCTTTTCGTTTAGTCCCCAATTGAACTATCAAATATCCAGGTTATAAGAACCTGACTAACCCAACCCGACTACTTGAACGAAGTCCTATGAAGGGGTAGCCAGGTAGGCGTCTCCAAACACAACGTTTTTCCATTTCTGAAACTCGAAGTTGAAACTTCTTATTAACCTACCACTTTGACTGATTTCTATTGGTAACATCTATCCAAGTAGAGGCATGAAATGCCATGCAATATAGGAAAGCAACCAACAGAGGGATAAgctaattaactaatttaatgtAGACAAAGGGGTAAAACACTAGCATACAGGAAAgaaatgaaatttaaaaaaaaaaactcaaaaaaagatTGTGGTAACCACATTAACAGCTAACGAGGAACAAAGCCTTGTAACtagtttctttttcaagaaattccAGTGCGCGAGGAACTTCGAACAACAAAAGTGTCTCATTTCGAGATAAACAGTCACATTGTCATAAATTAAGCCATTAAGATCCTCTTGAGGCCCCATCCAACTCTACGAACTAAACACAATATCCATAACTCCCAAGCAGGAAACAAGGATAGCATAACGCCGGACTTTAACCACAACTAATCGCCACAGGTACCTTAGGAAATAtttgttgtatgtatatatgtaaaGATATCTGAGCAGCAATGAACACCAAAAGACATGGAATGATGAGTGATGAGTCAGTGCACTGAGCCACGAGGTGCACGAGAACGGACTGGTGTCTTCGATGGACTTACCCTGCatattaaacataaaaaaagtTTAAGTAATATGAAGGGAGATCAAGAGTTTATGGACATGGCTAAAATTAAGAGAAGTCTGTTAATCGAACCTTATCGGCAGCGTACCCAAAATCACACCACTACAGTTCAGAGCAGCAATTGCACTTTCAGCCTGCAAAAATGACGGACAATCTTTAGACAGTCAAATAACAATCCGTATTTGAAAGAAAGGTGTTAATTTTTAGCCGCAACGACATGGAAATACTACTACAATAACAACACCTAAGCATTGTGCCACTGGATGAGACGAATTACATTGATCAAATATTGCTTGTGTCCACATTCAAACCATTATAAAAACCTATCTTCTTTATTAGTTTCATCTATAGTTTTGATGAGTTTTTCTCTACCTCTAGCTATTGGATTACCCTGAACTAATCTACTGGCATCATTGAGATTCCAATCAAGGCAAAATTTGACCACCTTTTTCACAACTGGTGCTTCCCTAAACTACAACATGGAACTATTTAAACCAAGAAATAGAAAAGCAAATCAAGTGATAATTTCAGCcataaatttcttttcaaaaggCTGAAGGTATTTGACAGAGAAATATAAATGACTATGTGTTAACATGTTCCCTCAAATAAGAACCCTTTAGGATTCAAGAGTGGACAATGTATAGGCATCCTTATCTTGTGCTGAAATTTATCTTTCTTATTTATAAGAATTAGAGACAACAAAGATTGTACTCTACATCACTTCATCATAGAGACTGCAATACCATGCCATGAATCACTTGTCCAGAAAATTTCAATTGTTAGACACTTAGACTGAAGCACATAAATGATGTTATATACTTACATTTAAACAATATCAGTGATATAAAGCTTACAATCTTTATGCACATACTACATTGACTAGGGACAAATAGGCCAAGAACACCCAAGCGAGAAACAAAATCCAACTCCATAGATGCATCATACGTGGGGGGAAAAAATGTAAGTTGAGCCGTACAAAGCCTAGATGATAAAAGGAACCTAAAGAGAAAGGTAAGAGAAGAACCATTTTGATGAGTGGGAGCTTTAATGCATTTAAATTATTATGGtgcaagaagaaaaattttgatcATTGTAGAAACAAGATAGGGATGAAACCAAAAAACACCTCATTGGGCAAGCAACAATATCGAACCAATATGCAAGCAACTAAAGATCAGCCCTGACTAAGCAAAACAACAAGACTTAAATATAAGCCTATTCATAAAATAAACTTTATGCAGACCACACTTCCATGAAATCTGTCTGCTCAAATTGGTTCATCCTTTAAAACAGATTCTTGTGAAGTAAGGCTAATTGGCACCATTCTTTCATGGCCCAAAGTTAAATTTCACCAAAGCATCATACTGAAGCACAGTAAACACAGTATAATGAGTAATAAAGCAACACTATGCTTATCTATTTGTTATCTTAGAATAAGGGAAATGCCAGTGACAGACCAGACCATCTATACCTCTTGAAACCTTTTGCATAGCACATTATTAATTTCGCCAACTCCCAATCTCTCTTCTATTCTGTGGTAGCTCTAATGACACCTTACACAGTTACACCACTACTTATGTCGACTGCATGGACATCAAAGGTCTAATTTTCAATCTCTATCACACGTATAGAAAAGCAAGCGGTCACAAACAAGCAATTGACAAAGTCTGTAAGCCTAGATTACAGATAATATGTAGAAAATTGTAACAAAGTTGCACCAATAAATAACTTTATGTGCTTCTCATGAAATCTACTATTGAATCGAAGTTTACATCATATTGATCATTCTCATAAAGTTTCACATTAACTGTCAAAAGAGTGCCAACAAAAATTATATCAATATGATATTGTTCAATACATTTATTATGTATCAAGACAATATATATTTCAAAACATACAAAAACCAAGAGCtagcccccccccccccccccaaaaaaaaaaaaaccggtttTCCATTTTTTGACAAAAAAGGTACATGATAGATAATTCTACTTCAAAAATTGGattgacaaaaaatatatttgatataaattTACTGAGTGGTGTAAGTAATTCAAGTCTTATAATGTTAAGGTTATCATGTATCatattcatatatatacatataaaagcAATGTTAAGTCATTTTAGTCATTCATATGCTGGAAAAATGATTATTTTgagaaaaaagaaattttggCAAAGAAATCACGACAGGAGATATCAAATATTGCAGCACAAAGAGAATCCAATTTTAgggaaagagagaaaaaagggTAGCATTCCACTATGATAAATGCAAAGCCAACAACTTTCAATGTTAAGAGttataatttgaataaaatgTAAAACATAGAAATCAAGAAGTAAATGAGTAATTACTATTGTGAACTCGACAAATGCAATTCGAGTCGAATGATGGTAATCCCCAAGAAGCCTCAAGCGTTGAACCTAGataaatataccaaaatcataTAAATCATAAGATAATTGAACCAAAAACAAATAAGCATGTTGCGGTGAAAATCTACAAAGTACAAACCTCTCCACaaagagattcaaagaagagttTAACGTCAGCTTGAGTAACCTGCATTAATAACAAGAATAGAAAATTCAAGAATTATGAGCCACATTTAAAGCCAGACATGAAAAAGACTGATTAATTGTTCTTATCAAGATAATAAGACAAGGTTAAACCTTAAACTACCTTTTTGTCAATATTTGTGCAATAAATAGTTCTTGAGCACATCTCCCTTTCATCTTCAGACTGAAAAGTATAAAACCATTACAAATCCAATATAGAAAAGGAGAGATTGTTAGCTCATTCGATCATCTTCACATGACTCTCAATATCTTCAATAGCTTTAAATGGCAATCTAAATATCACGTGTTAGTCATTTCAACGAAAAACTTACCCTGGGCAAATATGACGGATTAACAGGTGCAATGGCAGTTTTAGATGGCAGCACTCTCACCGGGTAATATCCAAGCATGGTGCCAGACAAGTTCAAAGCAGCTCTTGCACCATCTGTGGGAATAGGACAGTTAAGTACAGTGAAATGTCTATATTTGCACCATATGAAGCAAACATATTTGTCAATTATGTTTTACCTTCATCCGTAAACTCAATGAAGGCAAAACGAAGAATAGAATTTGGATCCCCGCATACACGGCAATCAACAACCTTCACACAATGAAAAACGAGTTCACTAGCATGGTCCTCCATTATCGCGAATGAAAAAACACATTatacaaaacaaaaatttaCCTGGCCACAGTTAAGAAAGAGAGCTGCCAGTTGCTCTTCAGTGACCTAATTACAAACAACGGGTAAAACAAAGCCATAAAACAACCACCCTCACCCGACAATCATCGCAAGCTAATTAAAACAAGAGAATCCACAAGACAAATAGAGTTCTAATCTCACTTGTTGATCAATATCGGAGACATAAACAGTCCTCCTAATCATCTCTTCCCGTCTCTCCATTTCTATTTTATGATTTGCTCTTTGCTTCCCCTGGTTATTGTAGCCATTCTTTCTCTGCAACATGTTAGTATCTTAATAAACCATAGTGAAACAAACCTCTATGCTAGAAGCATAGTTTCATAACCAATATAATGTTCTAAAGAAACATTACAAAACAACCAAAATTCTATTCATACCCTTCTATTAGGCTGTCCATTAGCATTGCCAAAATTTGCAGGAAGTAGCAAATTGTTAGGGAAACCGAACCCTCCAGCTCCGGGCAAGTACCCATGATTCTTTGCAAGTGAAGAGGGCACAAACTCCTCAGCCATAGGGTTCAACTTTGACAAGAGCTCAGCCAAATCCCTCATTTCGCGTTTGAAGCTCTCGCCGTCCTCTCCTCCATTCATCACTCCATTACCTATCTGATGGCCCATCTTAAAACCACCTCCGCCGCCGCCATTGTTCGCCACAACCTGCTGCCCCTGGACACCACCACCGTTTGTGTCCAAACCATTTTGCATCTGACCCATTTGGGGTTTGTGATTGCCGTTAGGGACTGAGACAGTGGCTGCAACGCCATCAACACCATTGAGATTCTGATCGGTCTCTACACCGTTTCCAACAGAACCATTTCGGGGTTTCGGTTTCTCCAGTTCTTCGTTTGGGGCATTTGAGTCAGATGACACTACACTTTTTTCCAAATCTTCACTTGAAGCACCGATTTTGGCCCCGGCATTCTCAGCAACAGCCATAATCCAATAACAGAAACAACAAAAAACTGGGGAgaggaataaaaaaaaaagagttttatctttttttatttattctttattttcacCTGTCAGAGTTTCAGgtcttcaatttctttttttcctctGAAACCAAAACGGGAAcgacaaaaaagaaaatgatcACATGAGAATTGTCAAGAGATTTAGCTAAACCGAGACCcaaaaaataagaaagttaACGAATTTTaaatcagaaaaaaaaataaaaaattaaaacagcaTTTGGAACAAAAAGACAAGGGATACCTGGGTTTTGTTCTAGAAGATTCCCATTTATATTAAGATCAAGCTGATCCTGAAGATCGCCGAGTacataaaatacaaaaacaagagagtgaaaaataataagaaaataaaaataataaagcgTTATATTTACTGAAGAGAGAAAAGGTTGTGAGAGTGAATTGAAGAGAAAAATGGTGAAATGTAG includes:
- the LOC130935042 gene encoding polyadenylate-binding protein-interacting protein 12-like, translating into MAVAENAGAKIGASSEDLEKSVVSSDSNAPNEELEKPKPRNGSVGNGVETDQNLNGVDGVAATVSVPNGNHKPQMGQMQNGLDTNGGGVQGQQVVANNGGGGGGFKMGHQIGNGVMNGGEDGESFKREMRDLAELLSKLNPMAEEFVPSSLAKNHGYLPGAGGFGFPNNLLLPANFGNANGQPNRRRKNGYNNQGKQRANHKIEMERREEMIRRTVYVSDIDQQVTEEQLAALFLNCGQVVDCRVCGDPNSILRFAFIEFTDEDGARAALNLSGTMLGYYPVRVLPSKTAIAPVNPSYLPRSEDEREMCSRTIYCTNIDKKVTQADVKLFFESLCGEVQRLRLLGDYHHSTRIAFVEFTIAESAIAALNCSGVILGTLPIRVSPSKTPVRSRAPRGSVH